A part of Lacibacter sp. H407 genomic DNA contains:
- a CDS encoding cupin-like domain-containing protein yields MQALKKEQSIMKMNIENPIPIVDGTTITRKEFTEKYLRPQKPVILRGLWKQYPAYEKWTMDYFRQSMGDIKVKLFSTKKANPSETLSVAHAEMKFNEYLDLIEKEPTDLRLFLFPVFKHKPELLKDFGYPNITGRYIKIPFMFFGPKHSVTRMHMDIDMSNVFLTQFVGKRRVVLFPPDQSDFLYRLPFNVHGLVDIDKPDFETYPAMQYAKGFTGYLEYGDTLYMPSGYWHHIEYAEGGFGLSVRTIGATMGTILTGLWNVTLQRKFDDIMFKIRGQKWFNYKKELAIKRAEKAIQKIKAEAA; encoded by the coding sequence ATGCAAGCGTTGAAAAAAGAGCAGAGTATAATGAAGATGAACATTGAAAACCCAATTCCTATTGTTGATGGAACAACCATCACACGCAAGGAATTCACGGAAAAATATTTAAGGCCGCAAAAGCCGGTCATTCTTCGTGGCTTATGGAAGCAATATCCTGCTTATGAAAAGTGGACAATGGATTATTTCAGGCAATCGATGGGCGATATTAAAGTGAAACTTTTCAGCACCAAGAAAGCCAACCCAAGCGAAACATTAAGCGTGGCGCATGCGGAAATGAAATTCAATGAATATCTCGACCTCATTGAAAAAGAACCAACCGATCTGCGCCTGTTCTTGTTTCCTGTCTTTAAACACAAACCGGAGTTGCTAAAAGATTTTGGTTATCCAAACATTACCGGTCGCTATATTAAAATACCATTCATGTTTTTTGGACCTAAGCATTCCGTAACACGTATGCATATGGATATCGACATGAGCAATGTATTTCTTACCCAGTTCGTCGGAAAACGCAGAGTAGTGTTGTTTCCTCCTGATCAAAGTGATTTTTTATACCGTCTTCCCTTTAATGTACATGGGTTGGTTGATATTGATAAGCCTGATTTTGAAACCTATCCGGCCATGCAATATGCAAAAGGCTTCACTGGATATTTGGAGTATGGCGATACTCTTTACATGCCCAGCGGTTACTGGCACCACATTGAATATGCAGAAGGAGGATTTGGCTTATCGGTTCGTACAATTGGTGCAACCATGGGTACGATCTTAACCGGTTTATGGAATGTAACACTCCAGCGTAAGTTCGACGATATTATGTTCAAGATCCGTGGACAAAAATGGTTCAACTATAAAAAGGAACTGGCGATTAAACGAGCAGAAAAAGCAATTCAAAAAATTAAAGCAGAAGCTGCATAA